The Lebetimonas natsushimae genomic sequence GAAATGATACTTATTTGTTTTAGATGCGATAGAAATTCATTTTTATCAATTTCCAATTCATATTTTAGTTGCTGAGGTATTATTTTTTCATATGCTGGAAATTTTCCATTGATTAATTTTGTGAAAAAGAAAGTTGAATCATTTTCCAGAATTAAATACACATCATCATAAAATATTTTCATATCATCTCTTATTATTCTTTTAATTTCAGCCAAAGATCGTTTTGGTACTATTATTTTGTTTTCTTTAGCTTTGGCATTTGAATAGTATATTGCAAGTCTTCTGGTATCAGTTGATACAAAATTGCTTTTTTCCTTTAGATCAAAAAGTGCTCCGTTTAATTCATATTTTGGATTGTTGTTATCAATTACAGGATAGATTTTTTTGATTGCATCCTGAAATTCTTCAATGTTTACGTTTATTTCTTCTAAATCATTTGTATCAGGAAATTCAGGAAACTGGTTTGGATCGAATGAAATTAATTGATATATTGAAGTATCCTGTTTTATTACGATTTTATTGTTTTGGGAATATATTTCTATTTCTTTATTTTTTAAAGCTTTGATAATGTCGTTGAATTTTTTTGCATTGATTGTAATTTTGCCTTTTTTAATAATTTCACAGTCGGTTGTTATTTTTATTCCTATCTCTTTATCTGTCGCTTTAATTGTAAGTTTGTCGTCTGCATTTATTAAAATATGTGATGTTATTTGAGTGTTGTCTTTTTTTTCTGTAAATCCCTGAACGTTTGAGAGTATACTTTCTATTAGAGGCTTTTCAATTTTTATATGCATTTGTTTCTCCTTAAATTATATTTTTATAGTAGTAATAATAAGCATCGTTAATTTGTGAAAAACTTTATTTTTTACCATTATAGCGAAAAAATATCCGTGAATGTGAAAAACTTTTTTATTCACATTATTCACTTTTTTTAAGTTGTATTTTACTTTTAAGCTCTTCTATTTTCATTCTGAAATTAGAATCTTCTTTTAATTTTTTGTTAAAGCTTTTTATGGCATGGCTTACAGCACTGTGATCTTTTAATCCAAAATAAGTTGCAATTTTTGGAGTTGATTCTTGTGTAAATTCTCTTGCAAGATAAATTGCGCAACGTCTGGCCTGTACTATGTTTCTGTTTCTGCTTTTTGATGTTATTTCGCTAGGTTTTATATTAAATTCTTTTGCAATAAGCTCTATTATATCTTCAAGGGTAATATTTTCTTTTTTGTCTTTGATGTGTTCTTTTAATGCCTGTTTTGCAAAATCAAGTGTTATTTCATTTACACCTAAAATTTTTGACATAGCGTTTATTTTGGTAATCATACCTTCAATTTCCCTTATGTTTGAATCAAGTTTGGTTGCAATGTATTCTATTATTTCATCTGGCAGATAAATTCCGTTTAGTTCGCATTTTTTTCTGATAATTTCTATTTTGGTTTCAAGTTCAGGAGGCTGGATATCCACGATAAGTCCTGCTTCAAAACGGCTTCTTAGTCTGTCTACCAAATCATAAAGTTTTTTAGGTGGCCTGTCGGCTGTGAGGCATATCTGTTTTTTTTGATTATAGAGTTCATTGAACGTATGAAAAAATTCTTCCTGAGTCTGCTCTTTTCCCGCGAAAAACTGCACGTCATCTATTAATAAAACGTCGCAGTTTCTGTATTTTTCATGAAATCTCTCCGGTGTTTTCATTCTTATGTTTTCAATAAATTCATTCATAAACTGTTCACTTGTCACATACAGTACATTAAGTCTGTTTTTTAGATAATTTCCGATTGCCTGAAGTAAGTGTGTTTTTCCAAGTCCGACGCCTCCGTAAATAAACAGTGGATTATAATTTTTTCCCGGGTTTTCCGCCACACTTTTTGCTGCAGTATATGCAAACTGGTTTGACGGTCCTACTATAAAACTTTCAAATGTATATTCTGGGATTAAAACTGAAATTTGGGTTGTTGTCTGGATTGGTTCTATATTGGTGATTTTGGGTTTTATTTTTCCTGTAATTATTTCTATGTTCGGTTTTATTCCTGTTTCTTTTTCATATAATACAGATATTTTTGGTAAATATTTTCTTTTGATGTATGTGGCTATAAATATATTCGGAGCTTTTATTATTAAATGTGAAGATGTTGAATTATCTTCATCGAGTATCAAATTTTTTAAAAATTTATTATAATTCACAGGATTTTCACTTTTTAGCTGATTTTTTATTTTTTCAAAAATATTCAATGTAATCCTTTAAATTTTATGTGAAAAGTTTTTTATTCACATATTGAAGATTATGTGAAAATTTATGTGAATTTAATTTTACCATAAGCAAAAATAAATGTCTATAAGAGTTATTCACATAGTGAAAAAAGTGTGAATAAAAGTTGAAAAATATGTGAAAGGAAATAATGAAAATTTTGGGAATCGACCCTGGCACTATAAGATGCGGATATGCAATTATTGAGACAAATCCAAAAATTCATTTAATAGATGCCGGTATAATAAAAATCAAAGAAAAGATGCTTCAGTATCAACTGGCAGAGCTTATAGAGGGAATTGATAATATTTACAGCGACGATATTGAAGAAGTGGCGATTGAAGATATATTTTATGCATTTAATCCGAAAACCGTATTAAAATTGGCTCAGTTTCGTGGGGCTTTGAGTCTTAGAATTTTGCAAATTCACGGAAATTTCAGTGAATATACGCCTCTTCAGGTAAAAAGGGCGGTAACGGGAAATGGAAAGGCAAAAAAAGAGCAGGTTGCGTTTATGGTGAAAAAGATTTTGGGAATAAGAGGGGAGATAAAACCTCTGGACATTACAGATGCAATTGCTGTGGCAATTACCCACGCACAGAGGATAAAATGTTAGAAATTGCCGATATTATAGGGATTATAGCATTTTCTATAAGCGGATTTATAATAGGGGTTAAAAATAAATTGGATTTGCTTGGAATAATACTCAGTGCTTTTTTTACAGCTCTAGGAGGGGGAATTATCAGGGATTTGTTAACTCGCAGGGAGATATTTGCTTTTAATAACTCACTTGCCGGAAGTATTGTTTTAGGAGTGGTTATAACAGGAATATATTTAAAAATTCATCAAAAAAATATTGAAAATAAAACCATTTTTGTTTTAAGTGATGCAATAGGTCTTTCCTCTTTTTCCATATCAGGTGCATTGGCTGCGCTAGAAGCAGGGTTTAATATTTTTGGAGTGGTGTTTCTCTCTTTGATTACGGCGGTAGGTGGGGGTATGATTAGAGATATATTAATAAATGAAGTGCCTTTTATATTAAAAGAAAAATTTTACGGTACTGTAAGTATTTTAATCGGTTTTATTTTGTATTTTTTCCATTTTGGTTTTATTATCCCTTTTATTTTCATTTTCGGGATTGTTTTAAGGGTGTTTGCCTATATAAATAATTGGCATTTGCCTAAAATTTAAGTATAATTAAATAAAAAAGGATTAAGAATGAAAGTTGGTGATTTAGTAATAGTTGCAGGACTTGGAGAAATAAAAGCATACATTGCAAATCCTAGGACCCCGGAAGCGGAAGCGGGGCTAAAACCAGATGAAATAAAACTTGATTTAATAAGAGCAATTGATGTGGTTGAAGCTCACAAAAAACTTCAGGATTTAATTACAGATACAACAGGTACTACTTATAAACCTGGATTTTTAGACAGGGCAACAAGCGGTGAAAAACATACTTTAAAACAGGAAATTATCAATGAAGCTGTTAAAGACGTGGCTGAAGATATTGATATGTTGATAGAAGAACACGCTCAGAAAAAAGTATTTCTATCACTTCCAAAAATTTATGCCAAAGATATTTTGGAAAAAATTAAAAATAAAGACAAAATTTTTAGAATAGTGGAAAAAGATCTGTTAAAAACAGATAAAAATAAACTCCCTGAAGAGTTTAAACCAGAGATTTTAAAATAGTCTCTTTTTCTTTTGCTACTTTGTCAAGAATTCCGTTAATAAAGCTTTTTGATTTATCTTCTGAAAAATTTTTAGCAATTTTTACAGCTTCATCTATTACAATCTGATAAGGAGTGTCGGTAAATAGTATTTCATAAACTCCAAGCCTTAATATCTGTTTGTCAACTTTATCCAATCTGTCAAAATCCCAGTCTATCAGATGGTCTTTTATAACCCTGTCGATTTTATCTAAATTTTCAGTAACACCTTTTAAAAGTTTTCTAGCAAAATTAGCTTTTTCGCCTTTTACTTTTTTGTCTTTAAGTATTTCTTCAAACTGATTAAATGCATCATCATTTCCCATCTCATTTGCATAAAGTGTTTGAACCACCGCTTCTCTTGCGTGAGTTATTGTTGCCATGTTTTCCTCCAGATTTTTATAAATAATAGTAATATAAAAATTATAAATTCAATTCCCAATAAATAAGATAATTCTTTGGTTGTGGCAGGGGGCATCAGATATTTGAAAAATCTCAAAAACGCTCCGCTTACTAATAAAACAGTCCCTGCAATTATTATAGTTAAATCATATTTGTTTTTTAAACCAAATTTAAATTTCATATTTTTTTGTATAAATTAATCATCTCAATTAGTCCCAGCATTGCCTCAAAACCTTTGTTTCCGGCTTTTGTTCCGGCCCTTTCGATTGCCTGTTCGATTGTATCTGTTGTTAAGAGTCCAAAAGTTACAGGTGTATCCGATTGAAGTGTTGTGTTTGCGATTCCTTTTGTTGCTTCCGCCGCCACATAATCAAAATGTGGTGTGGCACCCCTGATTACAGCCCCGACACATACAATACCGTCAAATTTATTTGTTTTTATTGCACGTTTTAGTGCAAAAGGAATTTCAAATGCACCTGGGACTAAAATTAAACTTAAATTCTCTTCCACTCCGCCGTTTCTTAAAAAGGCATCTTTTGCACCCTCTACCAGTCTGTCTGTTATCAGGTGGTTAAATCTGCTTGCAATTATCGCTATTTTTTCATTTCCGTTTAGTTGTAAATTTCCTTCAATTATATTCATCAATTCTCCTTACATTTATTTATGCAGTCAATATCTTTTAAAATATTCTGAAGTTCCTGTGGTGTGATCATATTAGGCCCGTCACTCAAAGCCTCATCCGGGTTATAATGTGTTTCAAAGAAAAATCCGTCAACCCCAACTGCAGCGGCAGCTTTTGCTAAAGGTGCAACATATTCTCTTTTTCCGCTGCTTTTACCACCGGCGCCCCCTGGCATTTGAACACTGTGGGTTGCATCAAAAACAACCGGTGCAAAATTTTTCATAATGACCAAACTTCTCATATCAACCACCAAGTTTCCATATCCGAATGTTGTTCCTCTTTCAGTCAGCCATACACCGTATTTTTTTGAATTTTCATAATTAGCTTCTCTGCAACCTCTGGTTTCTAAAACTTTTAAAACAGAATATTTCATATCTTCCGGGTTCATAAACTGCCCCTTTTTAATATTAACAATTTTATCTGTTTTTGCAGCTTCAACGAGTAAATCTGTCTGACGGCAAAGAAATGCGGGGATTTGTAAAACATCTACAACCTCGGCGGCTTTTTTTACCTGCCATGTTTCATGCACGTCTGTTAACAGTTTGTATCCGAATTTTTCTTTTACCTCGTTTAATATTTCTAGTCCTTTGTCAATTCCCGGGCCCCTAAAAGAAGCAAGTGAAGTCCTGTTTGCTTTGTCAAAACTTGCTTTGAAATAAAAATTGTACTTTTCACTGTAAGGTTTTAAATACTTTGCAATTTTAAATATTTGTTCTTTGCTTTCAATTACGCAAGGCCCCGCTATAAGTATCATTTATTACCTTTTTTTGATATGATTATATCATAATAAAGGAGAAGTAATGACAAAAAGGGTGAAGAGAATTTCTTTATATATATTTTTATTACCTATATTAATGACTTTATTTACCGTCTTTATATCTTATACTTCAATTTATATATCTTTAAAAAATTGTTTTTACAAACAACAAATGCAGATTCAAAGGGAATTTTTTAAAGAATTAAAAAAGAAAACAAAAAAAAGGGTGGAAATAGCTTATTCTGTTTTAGAAACGCTTTATAATAGAAAAATGAATGAATGTAAAAAATACAATGTTCCGGCTGATAAATGCAAAAAAGAATTTTTAAACGATATTGTGGATATTTTCGATAACTTCAGATGGCCAAATAAGGGGTATATTTTTATTTTAGATTTTTACGGAAATACTCTTTACCATCCTGATCACTCTCTTATGAAAATAAACAGATGGAATTTGACCAGAAACGGAATAAAGATTTTTCAACTTTTAGTAAATGAAGCTAAAAAACACCCAAACGGGACTTATGTAAGATATTTGGGATATAATTTTCATAATAAAGCTGTATGGAAAGTTTCTTATGTGAAAGTTTTTAAACCTTTAAACGCCTTGATTGGAAGCGGAGTGTATTTAAATTATTTGGATAAAAGATTATTGGAATTAAAAAAGAATCAACAAAAAATTTTTAAAACATTAAATAAAAAGTTATATACTGCAGCATTAATAGTTTTAATTTTAACGTTAATTATTTCTTTTATTTTGTCAAAAATAGTTCAAAAACTGTTTTTGAAATATGAAAAACAAATAGAAAATGAACAATTGGAACTTAAAAGAAAAAGTATAACCGATAATTTAACAGGTCTGTTTAACAGAAATTATTTAAAATATATATTTAGTTTATTTAGAGCAAAAGCAAAAAGAGAAAATAAAAAAATAGCTATTATATTTATTGATTTGGATTATTTTAAAGAAATAAATGATACATTGGGTCATAAATACGGGGATATTTTATTAAAGATAATTGCGAGGAGATTTAAAGAGGTATTAAGAGAGGATGATATTATAATCAGATTCGGCGGTGACGAATTTATTGTATTGTTGCTGTTTAATAAAGAAGAAGAGATTTTAAGTGTTATTGACAGACTGTATAAAAAAATAAGAGAAAAAATTTTATTAAAACATAAGGAATTTAATATCAATTTAAGTATAGGTATTTCTATTTATCCGGATGACAGCAAGGATTTGGACATATTAATTAAAAATGCGGATATGGCAATGTATGAGGCCAAGAAGAAAGGAAAAGGAAGATTTGAATTTTTTAAACACGAACTTAGCAAAAAACTGGAGGAAAAAACTGAGTTGAAGAATGATTTAATTGAATCAATTAAAAATGAAAATTTTGATATTTATTTTCAGCCGAAAATCGGTAAAAATGAAGATTTATATGGTGCTGAAGTTTTAGTAAGATGGAATCATCCTCAAAGAGGGTTATTGTTTCCTAATATATTTTTACCGATTGCATATGAAAAAAAATTAATTACAGACATTGATTTTATTGTATTGAAAAAAGCCATTAAACAGTATAAAAAATGGGAAAATAACGGTTTAAATCCCGGAAAAATCAGCTGTAACATTACCACGATAGATTTGGAAGATGAAAATTTTATTGATAAAATAAAAAAATTGTTAGAAGAGAATGAATTTGATGCTGAAAATTTAATTTTAGAAATTACAGAAGAAAATGTTATGAAAGATCCTGAAAAAAATATTAAATTTTTAGAAGAACTCAGAAAATTGGGGTTGGGTATATCGATAGATGATTTTGGGACAGGTTATTCATCTTTGAGTTATTTAAAAAAACTTCCGATTACAGAACTTAAAATTGACAGGAGTTTTGTAAAAGACATTGGAAAAGATAAGGATGATGAAGAAATTGTAAGAGTCATAATTTTGCTTGGAAGGGTGCTCAATTTAACAATTGTTGCTGAAGGGGTTGAAACCGAAAAACAAAAAGAATTTTTGCTGCTAGAGGGTGTGGATGCTCTTCAAGGGTATTTATATTCTCCTCCAATTAAAGCGGATGAATTTGAAGAAAAATTTTTAAGGAAACAAAATGGTTGTCAGTAAATATTCAGCAAGTGGAAATGATTTTGTAATTTTTCATACTTTTAGAAAAATAGACAGGAGTGGTGTGGCAAAAGTTTTGTGTAACAGATTCAGCGGGATAGGGGCCGATGGGCTTATTGTACTTTTACCACATGAAAAATATGATTTTGAATGGCAGTTTTATAATGCTGATGGAAGCGAGGCAAGTATGTGTGGAAATGGAAGCAGGGCGGCTGCCCATTATGCGTTTGTAAATAATCTGGCAGATAAAAAAATGAAATTTTTAACCGGTGCTGGTGTAATAGAAGCCGAAGTTGAAGATAATACAGTAGAGAGTCAACTTACCCCTTATAAATTTTTGGGAAAATATGAAGATTTCGGAAAAAAATTTAAAATTTATGACACAGGTGTCCCACATATTGTAATTTTAGAAAATATTAATAATTTTGATAAAAATTTAGCAAGAAATCTCAGGGAGAAGTATAATGCCAATGTAAACTGGGCTGAAGTTAGGGATAACAAACTTTATGTTAGGACGTATGAAAGAGGTGTTGAAGATGAAACTTTGGCGTGTGGAACAGGTATGTGTGCGAGTTTTTTGGTTGCGAAAGATAACAATTTAATAGGAGAGAGTGTAAAAGTTTATCCAAAAAGCGGTGAAGAGCTTACAGTAAGTTTAAAAAATGGAACACTTTATTTTAAAGGAAAAGTAAAACACTGCTTTAGCGCAGTAATGGACGGGAAAAATGAAAGGGATTTTGTGTGATATAGGAGGGGTTTTATATGAAGGCGATAAATTAATTTCAGGTGCAGTAGAAGCTATAGATTATTTAAAAGGCAAATATAAAATCAGGTTTTTATCTAATTCGTCAAGAAACACTCCTGAAAATATTTATAAAAAATTAAAAAATTTTGGGTTCAATATTGAAGAAAATGAGATTTTTACTGCTCTTTTAGCAATAAAAAAATATTTGATTGATAATAATAAAAAAGCATATATAATTGCTACAGATGAAGCAAAAGAATATTTAAAAAATATAAAAGGAGAGGGGGCTGTGGTTGTTGCAGATGCATATACAAATTTTTCTTATGAAGCATTAAATACAGCTTTTAGGAAAATAATAAAAGGAGCGGAATTTTTAGCCACAAATAAAAACAGGTATTTTAAAGAAAATGACGAATTATCCCTTGATGCTGGGGCTTTTGTTGCAGCTCTGGAATATTCAACTGAAAAAAAAGCCGAAATATTCGGAAAACCGAGTTGTAAATTTTTCACAGAAGCAATAAATGATATGAATCTTAATAAAAAAGAGGTAATTATGATAGGTGATGATATGGAAAGTGATATAATAGGTGCTAAAAAATGCGGAATTAAAACTGTCCTTGTAAAAATTGGAAAATTTAAAGAAAGTGATTTAAAAAAAGCAAATCCTGATTTTGTGGTTGATTCAATAGCCAAAATTATGAAAATTTTATAAATTAAACTATTTTGATACAATTTTATAAATTAAAAAAGGATATTAATGAATTTAGATATAGAAAGTTTTATTTCATTAAAGTTATCCAATACATTAAATACAATGAGAAAAGTTTTTAACAAAGCCATTTTGGAATATGATATATCAAGTGAGCAGTATATAGTTTTAAAGTTAATTAATGAAAAAAAATTAACTCCGACTAAAATAGCAGATATTTTAAATAAAGACAAAGCCGCTATTACAAGATTTATAAATGCTTTGGAACATAAAAAATTAATAAAAAAAGAAAATTTTATAGATAAACGTTCATATAAGATTGTAATTACGGAAAAAGGAAAAACTGTTTTAAAAGATATTGATAATATTGTTTTAAAATTTAGAAAAAAAATTGAAAAAAATATTTCTAAAGAAAAAATAGAGTGTTTATTTGAAGTTTTGGCTAAAATAGAAAAAATAATGAAGGATTAGAATGAAAAAATATATTTTAATAGGATTGTTAACTTTCAGTTTAAACGCAAAAGTGGTGGATAAAGTTATTGCAAATGTGGAAGGTGAGCCTATTACATCTTATGAACTGCAAAATTTTTCAAAACAAAACAATCTTCCAAAAGATAAAGCATTAAGTATATTGATTCAGGAAAAATTAATTGACAGTGAAATTAAGAAAAGAGGTATAAGTGTAGATGAGTTTGAAATTGAAAATGAATTGGAAAATGTAGCTAAGCAAAACGGAATGGACCTGTTTCAGTTTAAAAATATTTTAGCGGGAAGGGGTGAACTAGAAAAAGTAAAAAAACAGATAAAAAACAATTTGTTAAAAAGAAAGCTTTTTAATCAGATAGTTCAGGCAAAATTAAAAATAAATCCCGATAGTTTAAAAGATTATTATAAAAAGCATATTGATGAATTCAATGTTTTTGATTCAATACAGGTTATAAAATATACTTCGAACAACCCTGAAATTTTAAAGAAAATAAAAAACAACCCTTTAATGAATTCAGCGGTAATTACATCAAAAACATTGGTTTTAAATTCTGATAATATGCCTCTTGGAATGATATTTTTATTTAAAAATCTAAAAGAAGGGGAATATTCCCCTATATTTAATGAAGGTATGAATTATTCTATGTATTATGTTGTAAAAAAAGAAGGTAAAAAAATACTGCCTTTTGAAAAGGTTCAAAATATTATTTATTCCAAAATTGCTCAGCAAAAACAGGATATAATATTAAAAACATATTTTGACAGATTAAAGAATAGGGCTGATATAGAAATATTTAACTGATTTTACAGCTTTTAACTTCTATATTTCCCTCTATTTTTTTAGGTTTATTTTCTTCGTATCTGTATATTTCATAATTAATATTATGTTTTTTTAAAATATTTTTTATTTTATCTTTTTCTTTGGTTAAAATAGCGACTCCACAATCTTTAAAAATATTATCAGGGACAGGAATAGATTTTATATTTTCTTTTTTTAAAATTTTTTCTGCTTTTAACCCTGTTTCTATTGAATCAAAATGAAAATAAAAATATTCATAAAGATTTTCATTAGTCAATTTATAATAAATTTCTTTTAAATGAAGTCTTATCCCATCAGGTAAATATTTAAGCTCAGCCATTTTCTTCCTTTAATTTTTTTTCCCTAAGCTGTCCGCAGGCAGCTGAAATATCC encodes the following:
- a CDS encoding EAL domain-containing protein encodes the protein MTKRVKRISLYIFLLPILMTLFTVFISYTSIYISLKNCFYKQQMQIQREFFKELKKKTKKRVEIAYSVLETLYNRKMNECKKYNVPADKCKKEFLNDIVDIFDNFRWPNKGYIFILDFYGNTLYHPDHSLMKINRWNLTRNGIKIFQLLVNEAKKHPNGTYVRYLGYNFHNKAVWKVSYVKVFKPLNALIGSGVYLNYLDKRLLELKKNQQKIFKTLNKKLYTAALIVLILTLIISFILSKIVQKLFLKYEKQIENEQLELKRKSITDNLTGLFNRNYLKYIFSLFRAKAKRENKKIAIIFIDLDYFKEINDTLGHKYGDILLKIIARRFKEVLREDDIIIRFGGDEFIVLLLFNKEEEILSVIDRLYKKIREKILLKHKEFNINLSIGISIYPDDSKDLDILIKNADMAMYEAKKKGKGRFEFFKHELSKKLEEKTELKNDLIESIKNENFDIYFQPKIGKNEDLYGAEVLVRWNHPQRGLLFPNIFLPIAYEKKLITDIDFIVLKKAIKQYKKWENNGLNPGKISCNITTIDLEDENFIDKIKKLLEENEFDAENLILEITEENVMKDPEKNIKFLEELRKLGLGISIDDFGTGYSSLSYLKKLPITELKIDRSFVKDIGKDKDDEEIVRVIILLGRVLNLTIVAEGVETEKQKEFLLLEGVDALQGYLYSPPIKADEFEEKFLRKQNGCQ
- the dnaA gene encoding chromosomal replication initiator protein DnaA, which produces MNIFEKIKNQLKSENPVNYNKFLKNLILDEDNSTSSHLIIKAPNIFIATYIKRKYLPKISVLYEKETGIKPNIEIITGKIKPKITNIEPIQTTTQISVLIPEYTFESFIVGPSNQFAYTAAKSVAENPGKNYNPLFIYGGVGLGKTHLLQAIGNYLKNRLNVLYVTSEQFMNEFIENIRMKTPERFHEKYRNCDVLLIDDVQFFAGKEQTQEEFFHTFNELYNQKKQICLTADRPPKKLYDLVDRLRSRFEAGLIVDIQPPELETKIEIIRKKCELNGIYLPDEIIEYIATKLDSNIREIEGMITKINAMSKILGVNEITLDFAKQALKEHIKDKKENITLEDIIELIAKEFNIKPSEITSKSRNRNIVQARRCAIYLAREFTQESTPKIATYFGLKDHSAVSHAIKSFNKKLKEDSNFRMKIEELKSKIQLKKSE
- the ribE gene encoding 6,7-dimethyl-8-ribityllumazine synthase, which encodes MNIIEGNLQLNGNEKIAIIASRFNHLITDRLVEGAKDAFLRNGGVEENLSLILVPGAFEIPFALKRAIKTNKFDGIVCVGAVIRGATPHFDYVAAEATKGIANTTLQSDTPVTFGLLTTDTIEQAIERAGTKAGNKGFEAMLGLIEMINLYKKI
- a CDS encoding trimeric intracellular cation channel family protein, whose protein sequence is MLEIADIIGIIAFSISGFIIGVKNKLDLLGIILSAFFTALGGGIIRDLLTRREIFAFNNSLAGSIVLGVVITGIYLKIHQKNIENKTIFVLSDAIGLSSFSISGALAALEAGFNIFGVVFLSLITAVGGGMIRDILINEVPFILKEKFYGTVSILIGFILYFFHFGFIIPFIFIFGIVLRVFAYINNWHLPKI
- the dnaN gene encoding DNA polymerase III subunit beta; amino-acid sequence: MHIKIEKPLIESILSNVQGFTEKKDNTQITSHILINADDKLTIKATDKEIGIKITTDCEIIKKGKITINAKKFNDIIKALKNKEIEIYSQNNKIVIKQDTSIYQLISFDPNQFPEFPDTNDLEEINVNIEEFQDAIKKIYPVIDNNNPKYELNGALFDLKEKSNFVSTDTRRLAIYYSNAKAKENKIIVPKRSLAEIKRIIRDDMKIFYDDVYLILENDSTFFFTKLINGKFPAYEKIIPQQLKYELEIDKNEFLSHLKQISIISNEVKISIKNNLIEFESISEESMQAKTSFEINSDIEQFTFAVNSKYIIDFLAVIDTDTFTLGINEPNIPFVLKSENFLTIVMPLNI
- a CDS encoding DUF3343 domain-containing protein, whose protein sequence is MAELKYLPDGIRLHLKEIYYKLTNENLYEYFYFHFDSIETGLKAEKILKKENIKSIPVPDNIFKDCGVAILTKEKDKIKNILKKHNINYEIYRYEENKPKKIEGNIEVKSCKIS
- a CDS encoding TIGR01458 family HAD-type hydrolase; translation: MKGILCDIGGVLYEGDKLISGAVEAIDYLKGKYKIRFLSNSSRNTPENIYKKLKNFGFNIEENEIFTALLAIKKYLIDNNKKAYIIATDEAKEYLKNIKGEGAVVVADAYTNFSYEALNTAFRKIIKGAEFLATNKNRYFKENDELSLDAGAFVAALEYSTEKKAEIFGKPSCKFFTEAINDMNLNKKEVIMIGDDMESDIIGAKKCGIKTVLVKIGKFKESDLKKANPDFVVDSIAKIMKIL
- the kdsA gene encoding 3-deoxy-8-phosphooctulonate synthase, which codes for MILIAGPCVIESKEQIFKIAKYLKPYSEKYNFYFKASFDKANRTSLASFRGPGIDKGLEILNEVKEKFGYKLLTDVHETWQVKKAAEVVDVLQIPAFLCRQTDLLVEAAKTDKIVNIKKGQFMNPEDMKYSVLKVLETRGCREANYENSKKYGVWLTERGTTFGYGNLVVDMRSLVIMKNFAPVVFDATHSVQMPGGAGGKSSGKREYVAPLAKAAAAVGVDGFFFETHYNPDEALSDGPNMITPQELQNILKDIDCINKCKEN
- the nusB gene encoding transcription antitermination factor NusB, which gives rise to MATITHAREAVVQTLYANEMGNDDAFNQFEEILKDKKVKGEKANFARKLLKGVTENLDKIDRVIKDHLIDWDFDRLDKVDKQILRLGVYEILFTDTPYQIVIDEAVKIAKNFSEDKSKSFINGILDKVAKEKETILKSLV
- a CDS encoding MarR family winged helix-turn-helix transcriptional regulator; its protein translation is MNLDIESFISLKLSNTLNTMRKVFNKAILEYDISSEQYIVLKLINEKKLTPTKIADILNKDKAAITRFINALEHKKLIKKENFIDKRSYKIVITEKGKTVLKDIDNIVLKFRKKIEKNISKEKIECLFEVLAKIEKIMKD
- the dapF gene encoding diaminopimelate epimerase, which codes for MVVSKYSASGNDFVIFHTFRKIDRSGVAKVLCNRFSGIGADGLIVLLPHEKYDFEWQFYNADGSEASMCGNGSRAAAHYAFVNNLADKKMKFLTGAGVIEAEVEDNTVESQLTPYKFLGKYEDFGKKFKIYDTGVPHIVILENINNFDKNLARNLREKYNANVNWAEVRDNKLYVRTYERGVEDETLACGTGMCASFLVAKDNNLIGESVKVYPKSGEELTVSLKNGTLYFKGKVKHCFSAVMDGKNERDFV
- the ruvC gene encoding crossover junction endodeoxyribonuclease RuvC, with amino-acid sequence MKILGIDPGTIRCGYAIIETNPKIHLIDAGIIKIKEKMLQYQLAELIEGIDNIYSDDIEEVAIEDIFYAFNPKTVLKLAQFRGALSLRILQIHGNFSEYTPLQVKRAVTGNGKAKKEQVAFMVKKILGIRGEIKPLDITDAIAVAITHAQRIKC
- a CDS encoding host attachment protein, with translation MKVGDLVIVAGLGEIKAYIANPRTPEAEAGLKPDEIKLDLIRAIDVVEAHKKLQDLITDTTGTTYKPGFLDRATSGEKHTLKQEIINEAVKDVAEDIDMLIEEHAQKKVFLSLPKIYAKDILEKIKNKDKIFRIVEKDLLKTDKNKLPEEFKPEILK